CACTTCGTCTTCCTTCATCATGGCCAGATTCACAAGCGCAACACCCCAGTTGTAGTAGGCTTCGTGGTCATCGGGCTCGAGGCGGACGGCCTCGGCGAACTTGTCGAAGGACTCCCGGAAGAGCGCCTCGTCTCCTTTCATCTCGGCCAAATCGGAAAGCGCAAGACCCCACTTGTTATAGGCCTCAGAACCTTTTCCCTTCGAAGCTGAAATGCCGAACCGCCTTGCGGCCTCTTCCATATCGCCCCTGTCATAAGCGTCCAGGCCCAGGATAAAGTGCATTTCGGTGGTGAGGGGTTCGCCCTCCTGCTCGCGCTTGAGGAGGTCGGGAACAGACGGTTTAACTTCCTCTTTCTCCTCTTTGGAGGAAGCGGGATCTTGCGCGGCCCAGAAAACGGCGGGAATGAAGCCGAGGCAGACAATCAGCAGCGCAATCTTTTTCATGATGTTCTCCTTTGCCGAGACGGTGATTCGCCGCGTTCTTCCTATTCTACGACAGGAATAGCGGAAATCCCAACTTTTAGGCTTATTCTTTTAAGCTTTTTTCCAGTCCCTTCAACGCTTCCATCGCCTGCGGGATGTCGCGCTCGAGGATCTCCCTGCGCAATTCCTCGGTGGAGGAAAATTTCCGCTCCTCGCGCAGCATCGCGACGAACTCGATGCGCACGCGCTCGCCCACGATGTTGCGCTGGAACGGCGCGTGGGGCTCGCGGGGCAGGATGTGCGTCTCGATGGTGAGGCCGCCGTGGAGGTGGAACGTCGGCCGGAACCCGACGTTCGTCACGCCCGGGTGCTGGACGCCGCCCACGCGGATGCGCGTCGCGTAGACGCCGGGGCTCGGGATAATCTCGTTGTAGGAGCGCAGGTTGGCCGTGGGGACGCCGATGCGCATGCCGCGCTTATCGCCCTCGATTATCCTGCCGTCGATGAAGTAGTTCCTTCCGAGAAGGCGCGCGGCCTCCTCGACGCTGCCCTTGCCCAGGAGGCGGCGGATGGCGCTGCTTCCAAGCTTCCCGCCCTCGTGCTGCAGGTCGGGGGCGCACACCACCTCGAAGCCCCGCTTCTTCCCCTCCTTACGCAGGAGGGCCACGTCGCCCTCGGTGCGGCGGCCAAAGCGGAAGTCCCCGCCCACGTGGACCTCCCCGACCGGCATGGCGCCGAGAACGCCGTCTATGAATTCCAGCGGGCTCTTTTTGGAAAATTCCTTCGTGAAAGGGACGAGCACGACGGCGTCGAGGCCCTGGGCCTCCAGAAGCTCCAGTCTCTGCTCCGGGGTGTTTATCATCTTCTGGAGCCGGTCGAGGGCGAGCACATGCATGGGATGGGGATAGAACGTCAGGGCGAGGGACGTGCCCCCGCGCTCGCGCGCCCGCTCGACCAGCGCCCCGAGGACGCGCTGGTGGCCGCAGTGGACGCCGTCGAAGTTGCCGATGGCGACGAGCACCGGCTCCTTGAGGCCCTGCACCTGGTCGATGTCGCGGAAAATTTCCATGGCGTACCGCCCTTGCACGTGCTTGCCCCGGCGAAGCCCGTCGGCGTAGCGCGGGCAAGGGAGAATTCCATTATGCGGAGGGAGTGCCTAGCGCGTCAAATAAGAGTCTGGGCAAGCTCCGACGGTAGTCGGGACAAAAGCGGCACATGCGGCAAAAGCGGCAAATCCGGCAAGAACGGCAAAATGCTTGACAAATCGCGGAAACGGCATACATGGAGAAGTATGAATAATGCCCAATGTCTGATGTCAAATGCGGAAAGCAAAATGAAAAATGAGTCATTTGTCATTCGGTCATGCGGGGAGCCGCGGGCGAAGGAAGGGGGACACCCCCCGCCCCCCCTAAATTACGAAACGAACCTACGAAGTGCGCATGAACAAAGGATTTTTTAATTCGACCTAGGAACGAACCTACCAAGTGCGCATGAATAAAGGATTTTTTGTGAGACCCGGAAAGAGCCGCTAACTGCTTATGGATAAAGGATTTTTTAACTTGAGCCTAGGAACGAATCCGCCGGCCTGCCCGGCCAGGGAGGCGGACAAGTCACGAAGCTTGCCCGTCCTATCGACCTTGACGGGCTTGCCCCGATCAAGGGTCGGGGGGCACGGGTCGGCAAGCATATGTCAAACATTTTTCGCTCCCTCAGAAAATCCAGTGGAGCGCGGCGCGCGTGAGCAGGTTCGCGAGAATCCCCGCCGCCAGGTCGTCGAGCACGACGCCCCAGGCGCCCCCCGCGCGCTCGAGGGAGCGGATCGGAGGCGGCTTCAGGACGTCGAGAAGGCGGAAGAGGACGAACGCCATGACGAAAGCCGTCCACGAGAGCGGAAGAAAAAGAACGGCGACGCCGCTCCCCAGCACCTCGTCGGCCACGATTTCTCCCGGGTCGCGCTCGCTTTTGGTCTTGAGGTATACGTGCGTCGCGGAGAAAAGAAACGGCGCCACGTGGGCCAGGAACAGGGCCACGGCCCACGCGGGCAGGAGCGCGGAGAGCCCCGCCCAGCACGCGAACGCCGCGAGCGAGGCTGCGGTGCCGGGAAGCTTCGGCGTGTAGCCGACGCCGAAGAACGTGGCGAGAAGGGCGGCCGTGCGGTTCATGGCGGGAATTTCTCTCCATTACACAGGAGGGGAAGTTTCTTAAGCAAGCGCAGGGGTCTCCCGAGGCGCTTCCCGCTCGCCGAACTGCATCCGGTAGAGCCGCCAGTAGATGCCGCGGCGGCGCATCAGGGCCTCGTGGCTCCCCTCCTCGCGCAGCGCTCCCTGGTGGAGCACGAGGATGCGGTCGACCGCGCGGATGGTCGCAAGGCGGTGGGCGATGACCAGGGAGGTGCGGCGGCGGAGCAGCTTGGGGACGGCCGCCTGGATGAGGGCCTCGGTCTCGGAATCGATGCTCGACGTGGCCTCGTCCAGAACGAGAACGGCCGGCTCGTGCGCAAGGACGCGCGCGAAGGCGAGGAGCTGCCGCTCGCCCGCCGAGAGGTTTACGCCCTGCTCCCCCACGTTCGCGCCGTAGCCCCGCGGGAGGCGCCCGATGAAGCGGTCCGCCCCCACGGCCTCGGCGGCCCGGCGCACCCTTTCTTCCGAAAAATCTTTTCCGAGCGCGATGTTCTCGCGCACCGAGCCGGCGAAGAGGAAGACGTCCTGCGGCGCGACGCCGATGTTCCGCCTGAGGAGCGCGAGGTCGAAGCCGCGCACGTCCAGGCCGTCGACGAGCACGGCGCCCTCCGTCGCGTCGTAGAGGCGGTTGAGGAGCTTCATCAGCGTGGTCTTCCCAGCGCCCGTGTGGCCCACGACGGCAACCTTCTCGCCCGGGGCGACGCGGAACGAAACCTCTTTGAGCACCGGCTCCCCGGGCGCGTATGCGAAGGAGACGTTTCGGAATTCCACCTCGCCCCGGAACGCGTGCTCGCGGAGCGGGCTGCGGTCCTCGGGCAATCTTTCCTCGAGGTCGAGTATGTCGAAAACCTTCTCGCTCGAAGCCAGGGCGTTCTGCATGTCGGCGTATTCCTCTGTAATATCCTGGATGGGCTCGAAGAACTTGTGAATGTATTCGATGAAGGCCACCAGCACGCCGAGCGTGAGGACCCCGTCGAGGAGCTGGAGGCCGCCGTGCCAGAGAAGGAGCGCGAGCGCCACCGAGGTTGCGGCCTCGACGATAGCCGAGAACCACGACTCGAAAAAGACGGACCGCAGGTGCACATCGCGGTACGCCGTGTTCCGGGCGGTGAATTCCTCGTAGCTTTTCTCCTCGCGCGCGAACGCCTGGACGATGCCCATACCGGTCAGCTGCTCCTGGAGGTAGGAGTTCACATGCGCCACGAGCGTCCGGAGGGTGCGGTAAATCTTGCGCAGCTGGTGGCGGAAGCGGGCCGCGATGAAAAGAAGCGGCGGAACCACCGCCAGGGCCGCGAGCGCGAGCCGCCAGTTGAGCCAGAACATGGCCGCGACGATGCCGACGAGCATGAACGCGGCGGCCACCACTCTCACCAGCCCCGAGGAGAACATGTCGCTCAGGTTCTCGATGTCGTTCGTGACCCGCGTCAGGATGCGCCCCACGGGAGTGCGCGTGAAGTAGGACATGGAAAGTTTCTGAAGGTGGCGGAAAAGGGCCGTCCGCAGTGCGAGCGTCACGCGCTGGCCCGTGTACTCCATGACCAGGATCTGCGCCTGCTCGAGAAAAAAGTAAAGAACGATAAGGCCGAAAAACATGGCGACGTAGCGGTGGAGCGACGAAAGGGAGCGCGCGGCGATGGCGTGGTCGATGGCCTGCATGATGACGAGGGGCTGGGCGATGCTCACCAGCGCGACCGTCGGCACGAGTGCGAGCGAAAGGACGAACCAGCCGAGGTGCGGGCGCACGAACGGCCAGAGGCGGCGCGCCAGGCGGACGTCGTATCCGCGCTCCGGGGCCCGCGTTCCGTCGTGCTTCTCGGAGGAATCCATTTCAGGTCACCTTCTCCAACTCTTCCTTGAGGCGCTGCTGCTCGTGGAGGCGCGCGTAGAGGCCGCCCCGGCGGAGAAGCTCCGCGTGGTTTCCCTGCTCGAGGACGCGCCCCTCGTCCAGCACGATGATCAGGTCGGCGTGCCGCACCGTGGAGATGCGCTGCGAGATGATGAGCGTCGTCCCGTCCCGGCGGAGGGCGCGAAGCTCTTTCAAGATGGAGCTTTCCGTCTCGCTGTCCACGCTGGAGAACGCGTCGTCGAGAATCAGGATGTCCGGCTCGATGAGGAGGGCGCGAGCGAGCGCCCCGCGCTGGCGCTGGCCGCCGGAGAGCGTGATGCCGCGCTCGCCGACGAGCGTCTCGTAGCCCGCGGGGAAGGCCGCGACCTCGCCGTCGAAGCGCGCCGTGCGGCACGAGCGGCGCACCTCGTCCATGCCCGCCGAGGCGCGCCCGAAGGCGACGTTCTCGCGCACCGTCATGGAGAAAAGAAACGCTTCCTGCGGCACGTAGCCGATGCGCCTGCGGAGCTCGCCGAGGGGAAGCTCCGTGACGTCGCGCCCGCCGATGAAGACCGCGCCGGGCGGCACCTCGATCAGGCGCGGCAGGGCCTTGGCCAGCGTGGACTTTCCCGAGCCCACCTTCCCGACGACGCCGAGCGTCGAGCCTCCCCGCATCAGGAAAGAAACGTCCGCGAGGGCGGGGCGGCCGTTGTAGGAAAAGTTGAGATGCCGCGCCTCGACGTCGCCGCGCGCATGCCACGAGGGGTCCGGGCCGTCGGGCGGACTCGAATCAAGGATGGTCGGCTGAGTGGAGAGAATCTGGTGAAGACGGTCCGAGGCGGCGGCGCCGCGCTGGAGCGTGTTCAGGAGCCACCCGAGCGCCTGCATCGGCCAGATGAGAAGGGCCAGGTACGCGTGGAACGCTACGAAGTCACCGGGCGTGATGGCGCCCGCGATGAGGCGCTCGCCGCCCTTCCACAGGACGAGCAGGATACCGAGTCCTTCGGTAGCAACGAAGGAAGGCGAGAGGAGGGCCTCCTTGCGCGCGAGCGCCATGTTGCGCTTGAGGTACTCCTTCGAGAGGGCCTCGAACCGCCGCACCCGGAACGCCTCCATCGCGTAGGACTTGACGATCTGTATGCCCGTCAGGTTCTCCTGGAGGTGGTCGCTCAGTTGGGACAGTTTCTCCTGCGCGCTCCTTGAGCGAACGTAGAGGGGCTTCGAGGTGAGCTTGATGATAAGGATGATGAGGGGAAACGCCGCCATCGCCCAGAGCGTGAGCGTCACGTCGATGAACGCCATGGACGTGAACGCCATGGTGAAGAGGAACGCGGCGTTCGCCGAATACAGGACGCTGAACCCCGCCACGCCGCGGAGCGCGCGGATGTCGTTGATGAGGCGCGACATCAGGTCGCCCGTGTTCCACCGCGCGTAGAACGAGGGCGCGAGGGTTTCGAGGTGCCTGAACACGGCGTTCTGGA
The DNA window shown above is from Acidobacteriota bacterium and carries:
- a CDS encoding phosphatidylglycerophosphatase A, which codes for MNRTAALLATFFGVGYTPKLPGTAASLAAFACWAGLSALLPAWAVALFLAHVAPFLFSATHVYLKTKSERDPGEIVADEVLGSGVAVLFLPLSWTAFVMAFVLFRLLDVLKPPPIRSLERAGGAWGVVLDDLAAGILANLLTRAALHWIF
- a CDS encoding bifunctional riboflavin kinase/FAD synthetase is translated as MEIFRDIDQVQGLKEPVLVAIGNFDGVHCGHQRVLGALVERARERGGTSLALTFYPHPMHVLALDRLQKMINTPEQRLELLEAQGLDAVVLVPFTKEFSKKSPLEFIDGVLGAMPVGEVHVGGDFRFGRRTEGDVALLRKEGKKRGFEVVCAPDLQHEGGKLGSSAIRRLLGKGSVEEAARLLGRNYFIDGRIIEGDKRGMRIGVPTANLRSYNEIIPSPGVYATRIRVGGVQHPGVTNVGFRPTFHLHGGLTIETHILPREPHAPFQRNIVGERVRIEFVAMLREERKFSSTEELRREILERDIPQAMEALKGLEKSLKE
- a CDS encoding ABC transporter ATP-binding protein; the encoded protein is MDSSEKHDGTRAPERGYDVRLARRLWPFVRPHLGWFVLSLALVPTVALVSIAQPLVIMQAIDHAIAARSLSSLHRYVAMFFGLIVLYFFLEQAQILVMEYTGQRVTLALRTALFRHLQKLSMSYFTRTPVGRILTRVTNDIENLSDMFSSGLVRVVAAAFMLVGIVAAMFWLNWRLALAALAVVPPLLFIAARFRHQLRKIYRTLRTLVAHVNSYLQEQLTGMGIVQAFAREEKSYEEFTARNTAYRDVHLRSVFFESWFSAIVEAATSVALALLLWHGGLQLLDGVLTLGVLVAFIEYIHKFFEPIQDITEEYADMQNALASSEKVFDILDLEERLPEDRSPLREHAFRGEVEFRNVSFAYAPGEPVLKEVSFRVAPGEKVAVVGHTGAGKTTLMKLLNRLYDATEGAVLVDGLDVRGFDLALLRRNIGVAPQDVFLFAGSVRENIALGKDFSEERVRRAAEAVGADRFIGRLPRGYGANVGEQGVNLSAGERQLLAFARVLAHEPAVLVLDEATSSIDSETEALIQAAVPKLLRRRTSLVIAHRLATIRAVDRILVLHQGALREEGSHEALMRRRGIYWRLYRMQFGEREAPRETPALA
- a CDS encoding ABC transporter ATP-binding protein, which codes for MKSLLRFKEFFLRYRREYALGLAFLLVTNALTLMMPWILKLAIDSLRIPHLERSVLAYFALILMGGAVVQAIIRTQSRLYILGISRRFEVDVQNAVFRHLETLAPSFYARWNTGDLMSRLINDIRALRGVAGFSVLYSANAAFLFTMAFTSMAFIDVTLTLWAMAAFPLIILIIKLTSKPLYVRSRSAQEKLSQLSDHLQENLTGIQIVKSYAMEAFRVRRFEALSKEYLKRNMALARKEALLSPSFVATEGLGILLVLWKGGERLIAGAITPGDFVAFHAYLALLIWPMQALGWLLNTLQRGAAASDRLHQILSTQPTILDSSPPDGPDPSWHARGDVEARHLNFSYNGRPALADVSFLMRGGSTLGVVGKVGSGKSTLAKALPRLIEVPPGAVFIGGRDVTELPLGELRRRIGYVPQEAFLFSMTVRENVAFGRASAGMDEVRRSCRTARFDGEVAAFPAGYETLVGERGITLSGGQRQRGALARALLIEPDILILDDAFSSVDSETESSILKELRALRRDGTTLIISQRISTVRHADLIIVLDEGRVLEQGNHAELLRRGGLYARLHEQQRLKEELEKVT